In Pseudovibrio brasiliensis, the following are encoded in one genomic region:
- a CDS encoding peptidoglycan D,D-transpeptidase FtsI family protein: MARKADSSFLRRSNFNKKHGTTAMRVRGPGRSRIVFAMTLFVLVYGAIAGRLILLGLQDGDPAQRFLAAQSTVAQARPDIVDRNGEILATDIKSAALYAEPRKIPDTDEVFDGLISVLPELDTPAIKKRLESNALFTWLKREITVEQRQAIHALGLPGVGFRESNKRFYPGGQTVSHILGTVNVDNQGLSGMEKYVDQAWLKDLQDLGFTQDRNMEPVKLSVDLRVQHAVRDELRRSMEYYKAKAAMGVVLKADTGEVIAMTSLPDFDPNNRQQALEKSRMNRVTGGVFELGSIFKGLTIAMALDSGKVKLEDGFDATKPIRVAGQKIDDFHGKRRVLSVPEVFIYSSNIGTIKVMQRAGIEAQKEFLSKVGLTEKMNTEMPGVARPLLPPKWNELAAMTISFGHGVGVTPLQMAVAGATLVNGGKYLEPTFLPRSEEEADKLAKQVLKPETSEILRYLNRENVLRGSGRRAAVPGYDVGGKTGTAQKVVNGRYAEGVYLNSFMSAFPMSNPEYLVLIVLDEPQKVEGQRYSTAGWNAVPTTASVIRRIAPMLGVVPDFADDAETIPVSYQNRN, translated from the coding sequence GTGGCCAGGAAAGCTGACAGCTCCTTTTTGAGGCGGTCTAACTTCAATAAAAAACATGGCACTACAGCGATGCGGGTTCGTGGCCCGGGTCGCTCTCGTATTGTTTTTGCCATGACATTGTTCGTGCTTGTGTACGGGGCGATTGCCGGTCGTCTGATCCTACTTGGATTGCAGGATGGTGATCCGGCTCAGCGCTTCCTTGCTGCGCAAAGTACGGTTGCTCAAGCGCGCCCGGATATCGTTGATCGCAATGGTGAAATCCTTGCGACCGATATCAAGAGTGCAGCGCTTTATGCAGAGCCGCGCAAGATCCCGGATACGGATGAGGTCTTTGATGGCCTGATCTCCGTGCTGCCGGAGTTGGATACGCCTGCAATCAAGAAGCGTCTGGAGAGCAATGCGCTGTTTACGTGGCTGAAGCGTGAGATCACTGTTGAGCAGCGTCAGGCCATCCATGCGTTGGGTCTTCCGGGTGTTGGCTTCCGTGAGAGCAATAAGCGGTTTTATCCGGGTGGTCAGACTGTCAGCCACATTCTTGGTACGGTGAATGTCGACAACCAAGGCCTTTCCGGCATGGAGAAGTATGTCGATCAGGCGTGGTTGAAGGATCTGCAGGATCTTGGCTTTACGCAGGATCGCAACATGGAGCCTGTGAAGCTCTCTGTTGATCTGCGTGTGCAACATGCGGTGCGTGATGAGCTGCGCCGCTCCATGGAGTACTACAAGGCCAAGGCGGCGATGGGCGTGGTGCTGAAGGCAGACACTGGTGAAGTGATAGCCATGACGTCTCTGCCAGACTTTGACCCGAACAACCGTCAGCAGGCACTTGAGAAATCGCGCATGAACCGCGTCACCGGCGGTGTCTTCGAGCTGGGCTCAATCTTTAAGGGCCTTACCATCGCGATGGCGCTGGATAGTGGCAAGGTGAAGCTAGAAGACGGGTTTGATGCGACCAAGCCGATCCGTGTTGCTGGCCAGAAGATTGACGACTTCCATGGCAAGCGCCGTGTGTTGTCTGTTCCTGAAGTATTCATTTACTCGTCCAACATCGGCACCATAAAGGTTATGCAGCGTGCTGGTATTGAGGCGCAAAAAGAGTTCCTGTCAAAAGTTGGCCTGACCGAAAAGATGAACACCGAGATGCCTGGCGTTGCGCGGCCTTTGCTTCCTCCGAAGTGGAACGAGCTTGCTGCAATGACCATCTCGTTTGGTCATGGTGTGGGTGTAACACCGCTGCAGATGGCTGTTGCGGGGGCAACGCTGGTCAATGGCGGCAAGTATCTTGAGCCAACCTTCCTGCCTCGCAGTGAGGAAGAGGCGGATAAACTTGCCAAGCAGGTTCTTAAACCTGAAACCAGTGAGATCCTACGGTATCTCAACCGCGAGAACGTTCTGCGCGGATCCGGTCGGCGGGCTGCTGTGCCGGGTTATGACGTTGGCGGTAAAACTGGAACAGCGCAGAAGGTTGTGAATGGCCGTTACGCGGAAGGTGTTTATCTGAACTCCTTCATGTCGGCGTTCCCGATGTCCAATCCTGAGTATCTCGTTTTGATTGTGTTGGATGAGCCGCAAAAAGTGGAGGGGCAACGTTATTCCACCGCAGGGTGGAATGCTGTGCCAACCACTGCATCTGTTATCCGCAGAATTGCACCAATGCTCGGCGTGGTGCCTGATTTCGCAGATGACGCAGAGACAATTCCGGTTTCCTATCAGAACCGGAACTAA
- the ftsL gene encoding cell division protein FtsL, whose protein sequence is MLRFVNLFFVVAVVIGAALVYDIKMSNENLADQVRQLSAEIAKEKDEIRYYKAQWSVLNQPGRLQGIVDRYNDILKLEPLRAEQITTLKALPVKPVLMEPVSADAMSGYASRVTSVQ, encoded by the coding sequence ATGCTGCGCTTCGTTAATCTGTTCTTTGTTGTTGCTGTGGTTATTGGTGCTGCGCTCGTTTACGACATCAAGATGTCCAACGAAAACCTTGCCGATCAGGTGCGTCAGCTTTCTGCTGAGATCGCCAAGGAAAAGGATGAGATCCGCTATTACAAGGCCCAGTGGAGTGTGCTCAATCAACCGGGGCGCCTGCAAGGTATCGTTGATCGTTATAACGATATTCTCAAGCTTGAGCCTTTGCGTGCAGAGCAGATTACGACACTGAAGGCATTGCCGGTTAAGCCTGTTCTGATGGAGCCAGTTTCTGCTGATGCGATGAGCGGTTACGCCAGTCGCGTTACATCCGTGCAATAA
- the rsmH gene encoding 16S rRNA (cytosine(1402)-N(4))-methyltransferase RsmH gives MTGGDGDKSGIAGGPARHIPVLLDRVREAMAPAPGDVIVDGTFGAGGYSSAFLDAGASVIGIDRDPDAIRDGRALEQASDGRLKLVHGQFVDLEEHARALGHDAVDGVVMDLGVSSMQLDQAARGFSFRFDGPLDMRMEQDGPSAADVVNTMERKDLTRIIGMLGEEKRASSVSHAICQAREEKPFETTLELARVIEKVVKRNPKKASIHPATRTFQALRIYVNGELHQAAGALAAAERILRPGGRLVVVTFHSLEDRIVKRFLADRCKTRGGGSRHMPEVDIPPPTFEFIVKGNQDASVEEITDNPRARSARLRAGRRLDSPARPLDIHEAGVPRLASFHGLGG, from the coding sequence ATGACGGGCGGCGACGGAGACAAATCCGGTATCGCTGGCGGACCAGCGCGTCACATTCCAGTCCTTCTGGATCGGGTGCGGGAGGCAATGGCCCCCGCGCCGGGTGATGTGATTGTTGACGGCACATTTGGTGCCGGTGGTTACTCCAGCGCATTTCTTGATGCTGGAGCCAGTGTGATAGGCATTGACCGGGATCCGGATGCGATCCGGGATGGTCGTGCTTTGGAACAGGCGTCTGATGGACGCCTGAAACTGGTTCACGGACAGTTTGTTGATCTTGAAGAGCATGCGCGTGCGCTCGGCCATGATGCGGTTGATGGCGTGGTCATGGATCTTGGCGTTTCCTCCATGCAGTTGGATCAGGCTGCGCGTGGCTTCTCGTTCCGTTTTGATGGGCCGCTGGATATGCGCATGGAGCAGGATGGGCCAAGCGCTGCGGACGTGGTCAACACCATGGAACGCAAGGATCTGACACGTATCATCGGGATGCTTGGTGAAGAGAAGCGCGCTTCCAGCGTTTCTCATGCTATTTGTCAGGCGCGTGAAGAGAAGCCTTTTGAGACCACGCTTGAGCTTGCTCGCGTGATTGAAAAGGTGGTGAAGCGCAATCCGAAGAAAGCCAGCATTCATCCGGCAACGCGCACATTTCAGGCGCTGCGCATTTATGTGAATGGTGAGCTGCATCAGGCAGCGGGTGCGCTGGCTGCAGCTGAGCGGATTTTGCGTCCCGGTGGGCGTCTGGTTGTTGTGACGTTCCATAGCTTGGAAGACCGTATTGTGAAGCGGTTCCTTGCGGATCGTTGCAAGACACGCGGTGGTGGATCTCGCCATATGCCCGAGGTGGATATTCCGCCTCCGACTTTCGAATTTATCGTGAAGGGCAATCAGGATGCCAGCGTTGAGGAGATTACTGACAATCCTCGCGCACGGTCTGCTCGTTTGAGAGCAGGGCGCCGGTTGGATTCGCCTGCACGACCATTAGATATTCATGAGGCTGGCGTTCCGCGTCTTGCTTCATTCCACGGACTAGGGGGCTAG
- a CDS encoding division/cell wall cluster transcriptional repressor MraZ, protein MAGFVSHFTNRVDAKGRVSIPAPFRAALVKDGFEGLYCFPSPFQEAVDAGGNGLTAEIQKRLDAFSTLSMEYDALSTALYGASETLKIDRDGRIVLSEMIRNHTGIDGEVTFVGQGFKFQIWEPTRFAKHRDEAMKRALAVLSSGGAPGAAAGGAL, encoded by the coding sequence ATGGCTGGTTTTGTTTCGCACTTCACCAATCGGGTGGATGCAAAGGGTCGTGTATCGATCCCTGCGCCCTTCCGTGCGGCGTTGGTGAAAGACGGCTTTGAAGGTCTCTACTGTTTTCCATCTCCTTTTCAGGAGGCGGTTGATGCAGGTGGCAACGGACTTACCGCTGAAATCCAGAAACGACTAGATGCGTTTTCGACGCTTTCCATGGAGTACGACGCTCTGTCCACGGCGCTGTATGGTGCCAGTGAGACGCTGAAAATTGACCGGGATGGCCGGATTGTTCTGTCTGAGATGATCCGTAACCACACTGGCATTGACGGCGAAGTCACGTTTGTGGGGCAGGGGTTTAAGTTTCAGATTTGGGAACCGACCAGGTTCGCCAAGCACCGCGACGAGGCCATGAAGCGGGCGCTTGCAGTATTGTCTTCCGGCGGTGCGCCGGGGGCAGCAGCCGGAGGGGCACTATGA
- a CDS encoding sugar phosphate isomerase/epimerase family protein — translation MSDLPVLGAAMCVKHLPQHREWLLELPRDLELQDFYNWKLLDNGCDDLIAEAKKLLDGHEGRLGLHGPFYNMDLSAADPLFQEAVRKRLDQGIELCAKMGADQMVLHSPYTIWDHNNLDIYDNGRQMKLEMIHANLKAVVARAEDMGCVIVLENIEDLDPSYRMDILKSFDSEALALSIDTGHAHYMHSCYGAPPVDYFIKSAGNTLQHVHIQDIDGYADRHWNPGEGSIPWEPLFAELAKLTSNPRLILEIMDETTLRKGADYLVGLGVAR, via the coding sequence ATGAGTGATTTGCCGGTTTTAGGCGCAGCAATGTGCGTCAAACATCTTCCTCAACATCGTGAATGGTTGCTGGAACTTCCCCGAGACCTTGAACTGCAAGATTTCTATAACTGGAAATTGCTGGATAATGGGTGTGATGACCTGATTGCAGAAGCGAAGAAGCTTCTGGATGGTCATGAAGGACGTCTCGGTTTGCACGGTCCGTTCTACAATATGGATCTGTCTGCAGCTGATCCGCTGTTTCAGGAGGCGGTTCGCAAGCGTTTGGATCAGGGCATTGAGCTGTGTGCCAAGATGGGTGCAGACCAGATGGTGCTGCACAGCCCCTATACGATCTGGGATCACAACAACCTGGATATTTACGACAATGGCCGTCAGATGAAGCTGGAGATGATCCATGCCAACCTGAAGGCTGTTGTTGCCAGGGCTGAGGACATGGGTTGTGTCATCGTGCTGGAGAACATCGAAGATCTGGATCCGTCCTACCGGATGGATATCCTGAAGAGTTTTGACAGTGAGGCTCTGGCGCTTTCCATTGATACCGGGCATGCTCACTACATGCACTCCTGCTATGGCGCGCCGCCGGTTGATTACTTCATCAAGTCCGCAGGCAACACTCTGCAGCACGTGCATATTCAGGACATTGACGGCTATGCTGATCGCCACTGGAATCCGGGTGAGGGATCTATTCCCTGGGAGCCGCTGTTTGCTGAGCTGGCAAAGCTGACGAGTAACCCGCGTCTGATCCTTGAGATCATGGATGAGACCACTCTGCGCAAGGGTGCGGATTATCTGGTTGGGCTGGGTGTCGCCAGATAG
- a CDS encoding MFS transporter, whose product MKQVHVEPTQQVWKDPRAIALLMAATLTVMANATISPALAGLEEMFKDDPNVLWLSRLLVSTPSLTVIICAPLAGVIADRYGRRVLLLVGVLLFAVMGSAGLFLPDLTSMLVSRLGLGVAVAMVMTAQTALIGDYFVGDQRSSLMGLQTSARNFGGFLFISMAGVLAVSSPRLPFAIYGLALLMVPFLWRYISEPEQHKGGARKTANAEDDGVAAWVLLLAALALLQMLTNMIFFLMPTQLPFFLDAQGYDSASMTGAALGALMLSGGTAALLYSRIKARVGYSGAFTLAYGFMAVGLMLLTLQRSWSVFLGTAAMGAGYALAMPNFPAMALQVAPSSRRGMAGGVLTSSVFLGQFLSVFVSIPLIAAVGFAGTFQIVATALMCMALVGLLVFIWRSFRKAANAFVRLEN is encoded by the coding sequence ATGAAACAAGTGCACGTGGAGCCCACACAACAAGTCTGGAAAGACCCGAGAGCCATTGCTTTGCTGATGGCTGCGACTTTGACGGTGATGGCGAATGCAACCATCAGTCCGGCGCTTGCCGGGCTGGAGGAGATGTTCAAAGACGATCCGAATGTGTTGTGGCTGTCCCGGCTTTTGGTTTCAACGCCTTCGCTGACCGTTATCATCTGCGCTCCGCTGGCCGGGGTGATTGCGGATCGTTATGGTCGGCGGGTGTTGTTGTTGGTTGGTGTACTGCTGTTTGCCGTGATGGGGAGCGCTGGGCTGTTTCTGCCGGATCTGACAAGCATGCTGGTGAGCCGGTTGGGGCTTGGCGTGGCCGTGGCTATGGTGATGACGGCGCAAACGGCTTTGATTGGCGACTACTTTGTTGGCGATCAACGCAGTTCTCTGATGGGATTGCAAACGTCTGCGCGTAACTTTGGCGGCTTTCTGTTCATCTCTATGGCCGGTGTACTGGCAGTGAGTTCTCCGCGGTTGCCCTTTGCCATTTATGGTCTGGCGTTGCTGATGGTGCCGTTTTTGTGGCGTTACATCAGTGAGCCGGAGCAGCACAAAGGTGGAGCGCGGAAAACCGCTAATGCTGAAGATGATGGCGTAGCTGCCTGGGTGTTGTTGCTGGCAGCACTGGCTCTGTTGCAGATGCTGACGAACATGATCTTCTTTCTGATGCCAACGCAACTGCCGTTCTTCTTGGATGCACAAGGCTATGACAGTGCGAGCATGACCGGTGCAGCGCTGGGCGCGTTGATGTTGTCTGGCGGAACGGCGGCGTTGCTCTATAGCCGTATCAAGGCGCGTGTTGGGTATAGCGGTGCGTTTACGTTGGCTTATGGATTTATGGCAGTGGGTTTGATGTTGCTGACGCTGCAAAGATCGTGGAGTGTGTTCCTTGGAACTGCTGCAATGGGTGCGGGTTATGCGCTTGCAATGCCGAACTTTCCGGCTATGGCTTTGCAGGTTGCGCCGAGTTCACGCCGTGGTATGGCGGGTGGGGTTTTGACATCCTCAGTCTTCCTCGGTCAGTTCCTCTCCGTCTTCGTCAGTATTCCGCTGATCGCAGCGGTTGGGTTTGCCGGGACATTCCAGATCGTGGCCACTGCGCTGATGTGTATGGCTTTGGTTGGGTTGCTGGTCTTTATCTGGCGTTCTTTCCGTAAAGCGGCGAATGCGTTTGTGCGGCTGGAAAACTGA
- a CDS encoding helix-turn-helix domain-containing protein translates to MKLLDIGEITERSGVKPSTLRYYEEVGLIQSVTRHGLRRQYEPQILTKLALITLAKAGGFSLNEIAGMFSEQGQLQIPRDQIRERADQIDEQIKELTALRDVLHHVADCPAPSHLECPSFQRMLKTTGKRKQTKRKPPTK, encoded by the coding sequence ATGAAACTGCTGGATATCGGAGAGATCACCGAGCGTTCAGGTGTAAAGCCGTCCACCCTGCGGTATTATGAGGAAGTCGGGCTCATTCAGTCTGTCACCCGGCACGGCTTAAGACGCCAGTACGAGCCGCAGATCCTGACCAAGCTGGCCCTGATCACGCTCGCAAAAGCCGGCGGCTTTTCGCTGAACGAGATCGCTGGCATGTTTTCAGAGCAAGGTCAGCTGCAAATCCCACGAGACCAGATCCGGGAACGCGCTGATCAGATAGATGAGCAAATCAAGGAACTCACCGCCCTGCGCGATGTTCTGCACCACGTGGCCGACTGCCCCGCCCCAAGCCATTTGGAGTGCCCATCTTTTCAACGCATGCTCAAAACAACCGGCAAACGCAAACAGACAAAAAGAAAACCGCCGACCAAATAG
- the pepT gene encoding peptidase T has protein sequence MRTEFDQELEERLVRYAAIDTQSDETCPESPSSQIQLDLQKVLRAELMEIGASDVELTEYGVVLATIPATIETDAPVIGLLAHVDTAPAYHAEGVKPRVHRAYDGSAISFPDAAELSLSPENSRYLGEKIGDDIITASGSTLLGADDKAGVAIIMCLARHLLANPQIPHGKLRIAFTPDEEIGRGVHDKLPGDLGADFAYTLDGGKVGELNYENFCADGATVKITGVSVHPGYAKDKLVNALHLAGKIITMLPHATMTPETTDGRDGFIFVADMVGNAAEAELHFVLRDFELEGLEAKADLLEQVCAAVQATEPRASITCEVREQYRNMHHWLRDDMTPVDLAKAAYEDMGLTVSSKPIRGGTDGSVLTAKGTSCPNIFTGMQEIHGPLEWISVQDMAMATQVCLKLVERAAK, from the coding sequence ATGAGAACAGAATTTGATCAGGAACTGGAAGAGCGTCTCGTTCGTTATGCTGCGATTGATACGCAGAGCGATGAGACCTGTCCGGAATCCCCAAGCTCTCAGATCCAGCTCGACCTGCAAAAGGTGCTGCGTGCTGAGCTGATGGAGATTGGTGCAAGTGACGTCGAGCTGACCGAGTACGGCGTTGTTCTTGCAACCATTCCTGCGACTATCGAGACAGATGCGCCTGTGATTGGCCTGTTGGCGCACGTGGATACGGCGCCTGCCTATCATGCAGAAGGTGTGAAGCCGCGCGTTCATCGTGCGTATGACGGCTCTGCGATTTCCTTCCCGGATGCTGCTGAGCTTTCTCTGTCTCCTGAAAACTCACGCTATCTGGGTGAGAAGATTGGTGATGACATCATCACCGCAAGCGGCAGTACCTTGTTGGGTGCGGATGACAAGGCTGGTGTTGCGATCATCATGTGTCTTGCGCGTCATCTGCTCGCTAACCCGCAGATCCCTCACGGCAAGTTGCGCATCGCGTTTACGCCGGATGAAGAAATCGGGCGTGGTGTTCATGATAAGCTGCCGGGTGATCTAGGCGCTGACTTCGCCTACACACTGGATGGTGGCAAAGTTGGTGAACTTAACTACGAGAACTTCTGCGCTGATGGTGCGACCGTGAAGATCACGGGTGTTTCTGTTCATCCGGGTTATGCGAAAGACAAGCTGGTCAATGCGCTGCATCTGGCGGGCAAGATCATCACCATGTTGCCGCATGCTACCATGACGCCTGAGACCACGGATGGACGTGATGGCTTCATCTTTGTTGCTGACATGGTTGGTAACGCAGCTGAAGCAGAGCTTCATTTTGTGCTGCGTGATTTTGAGCTGGAGGGTCTTGAGGCCAAAGCTGATTTGCTGGAGCAGGTGTGTGCTGCTGTTCAAGCGACTGAGCCGCGTGCGTCCATCACCTGTGAGGTGAGAGAGCAGTACCGCAACATGCACCATTGGCTGCGTGATGACATGACCCCGGTGGATCTGGCAAAGGCGGCTTATGAGGACATGGGCCTGACTGTTTCTTCCAAGCCGATCCGTGGCGGGACTGATGGTTCCGTCCTGACGGCCAAGGGTACATCCTGCCCGAACATCTTCACCGGCATGCAGGAAATCCATGGTCCGCTGGAGTGGATCAGTGTGCAGGATATGGCGATGGCCACACAGGTTTGTCTGAAATTGGTAGAGCGTGCTGCGAAGTAA
- a CDS encoding LysE family translocator has protein sequence MDLWVWFSFVLISAANIVTPGPAILNTVRRAAQLGMGRVFPTILGNTLGLAIAGSFCAGGVASFVLTSEILWSVFRWLGVGYLVWLGLKFVFKREEIDLSGDVRTSVSGMTLFWEAFLLAVTNPKAILFFVALFPQVMRSESALLPQAAILVATFCGISVLSLCSYSALASLLRARFVTQTRYRRFRVVSGFVLFGFAGKIAGEVR, from the coding sequence ATGGATCTATGGGTTTGGTTTTCTTTCGTTCTGATTTCTGCTGCGAACATTGTCACGCCCGGGCCAGCGATCCTCAACACTGTGCGGCGGGCAGCCCAGTTGGGAATGGGCAGGGTGTTTCCGACCATCCTTGGTAATACGCTTGGTCTTGCCATTGCTGGTTCCTTCTGTGCAGGTGGTGTTGCCAGTTTTGTGCTTACTTCAGAGATACTGTGGAGTGTGTTTCGGTGGCTCGGCGTTGGGTATCTTGTCTGGCTGGGGCTCAAGTTTGTCTTCAAACGTGAAGAGATTGATTTGTCCGGTGATGTGAGAACTTCCGTCTCGGGCATGACGTTGTTTTGGGAGGCTTTTTTGCTGGCAGTCACTAATCCCAAAGCCATTCTTTTCTTCGTGGCTCTGTTTCCGCAGGTAATGCGTTCTGAGAGTGCGTTGCTGCCGCAAGCTGCTATTTTGGTTGCAACGTTTTGTGGGATTTCGGTTCTCTCTTTATGCAGTTACTCCGCATTGGCATCCTTACTACGAGCGCGTTTTGTCACGCAGACTCGGTATCGCCGGTTTCGTGTGGTCTCTGGCTTTGTTCTGTTTGGGTTTGCCGGGAAAATTGCTGGCGAGGTGCGTTAA
- a CDS encoding formylglycine-generating enzyme family protein, translating to MEDLSSILLPEMMTVPAGILSQKDDRKGMRWTVQVQSFEVAKYPVTQALYGAVLGDWPSCFKGDDLPVESVGWFDALRFCNALSKRCGLEPCYALYADDVVEQYPMSGGFRLLTDAEWEYACRGGSHEPRYGPLDDVAWYAENSKGAPQTVGQKAVNAFGLHDMLGNVWEWCWDQYDSDVYGEYRIFKGGGWADEARGCLVTNRRRSHPTFRVDDLGFRIARAMRLTGSL from the coding sequence TTGGAAGATCTGAGTTCTATTCTGTTGCCGGAAATGATGACTGTTCCGGCTGGTATTCTTTCTCAAAAGGATGATCGCAAGGGGATGAGATGGACGGTGCAGGTCCAGTCGTTCGAAGTTGCGAAGTATCCCGTTACCCAAGCGCTGTATGGCGCAGTTTTGGGAGATTGGCCCTCATGTTTCAAAGGAGATGACCTGCCAGTCGAGTCTGTAGGCTGGTTTGATGCGTTGCGGTTTTGTAATGCGCTTTCGAAGCGCTGTGGGCTGGAGCCTTGCTATGCTTTGTATGCGGATGATGTGGTTGAGCAGTATCCGATGAGCGGTGGTTTTCGTTTACTGACGGATGCGGAATGGGAGTATGCCTGCCGCGGTGGTTCTCATGAGCCTCGATATGGGCCGCTGGATGACGTGGCTTGGTATGCTGAGAATTCCAAAGGAGCACCGCAGACGGTTGGCCAGAAAGCTGTGAATGCTTTCGGGCTTCATGACATGCTCGGCAATGTCTGGGAGTGGTGTTGGGATCAGTATGATTCTGACGTCTATGGTGAGTACCGTATCTTCAAAGGTGGTGGTTGGGCTGATGAAGCGAGGGGATGTCTGGTCACCAACCGGCGGAGAAGTCATCCAACTTTCCGAGTTGATGATCTTGGATTTCGCATTGCCAGGGCTATGAGGTTGACTGGTTCACTCTGA
- a CDS encoding SDR family oxidoreductase, which translates to MTKPLVVITGASSGIGAAIARTFSKDGHPLLLLDKRKEPMVAMDLPNTICRKVDVTNREQMAKAIRHAEQALGPADAIVNNAGCMFLGELKDQRPEDWNKMIDVNLRGVFNGIHAVLQQMYKRGSGTIINIGSMTAKKPFPMRAAYGATKIAIHGLSEALRQEVAGHNVRVITIVPGLVETALPDSTRDAKIREDYEEQKRQIGGVLDPQNVADATLFAYNQPQNVNIRELVITATRQSA; encoded by the coding sequence ATGACAAAGCCCCTTGTTGTGATCACAGGTGCCAGCTCTGGCATCGGCGCAGCCATTGCAAGAACCTTCAGCAAAGACGGGCACCCCCTGCTGCTTTTAGATAAACGCAAAGAACCTATGGTCGCCATGGACCTCCCCAACACCATCTGCCGCAAAGTAGATGTGACCAACCGCGAGCAAATGGCCAAAGCCATCCGTCACGCTGAACAGGCCCTTGGCCCGGCAGATGCAATCGTCAACAACGCAGGCTGCATGTTTCTGGGCGAACTCAAAGACCAGAGGCCAGAAGACTGGAACAAGATGATTGATGTGAACCTGCGCGGCGTCTTCAACGGCATCCATGCAGTGCTACAGCAAATGTACAAACGCGGCTCCGGCACCATCATCAACATCGGCTCCATGACCGCCAAGAAACCCTTCCCAATGCGAGCTGCATACGGCGCAACCAAGATCGCCATTCACGGTCTCAGCGAAGCTTTGCGTCAGGAAGTGGCCGGCCACAACGTTCGCGTCATCACCATCGTCCCCGGCCTCGTCGAAACAGCCCTGCCGGACAGCACCCGCGATGCAAAAATCCGCGAAGACTACGAAGAGCAGAAACGGCAGATCGGCGGCGTACTTGACCCTCAAAACGTGGCGGATGCAACGCTGTTTGCCTACAATCAGCCTCAGAACGTGAACATTCGCGAACTGGTCATAACAGCCACAAGGCAATCTGCCTGA
- a CDS encoding DUF6716 putative glycosyltransferase has translation MKTGSNLVHHFKRRNTHCQIAILKIKPNQIARRQVFEAIGREDCLRFTFSQLTDPQIFNQFDGVVLALDGPSCKRVFVRLSKYEGPRPAILTLYPGLVFRYDYDGFAARAPADLVWLNCANDLAKYKGLRDSVAAENNGRNFGIATLLDPSDLKIKCNQSSLKNSINKTVVFFEQVAIPKNKVDRESLVKILFNIAVNNPDYTLIIKPRMMKTEKTVHNLKSSLHIENLIKDTKREKPDNVKISYSSANQLLKECDVCLTISSTVAIEAIHQNTHVAILNDFGFHDDDGVHYFLGSNLISSANDLQLNEMRKPDITWLKSHITNPNKTIEHLVDEFLELAEVGKTSGLPPIQISPWLGSKQHIAELRKLNIDDDSLALGWYRYPVRKWITKKLSQLYSLACAKRFRHH, from the coding sequence TTGAAAACAGGATCTAACTTAGTTCATCATTTCAAGCGTCGAAATACACACTGCCAAATTGCGATCCTGAAAATAAAACCTAACCAAATTGCAAGACGCCAAGTTTTTGAAGCAATAGGACGAGAAGATTGTCTTCGCTTTACTTTTTCTCAATTGACTGATCCTCAGATCTTCAATCAATTTGACGGAGTTGTATTAGCCTTGGATGGCCCGAGCTGCAAACGCGTTTTTGTAAGACTTTCCAAATATGAAGGTCCTCGACCAGCAATCCTCACACTTTATCCTGGATTAGTTTTCCGATACGATTATGACGGCTTCGCCGCTCGCGCACCTGCTGATCTTGTTTGGCTAAATTGTGCAAATGATTTGGCCAAGTACAAAGGATTAAGAGACTCAGTCGCAGCTGAAAATAATGGCCGAAATTTTGGAATTGCTACACTTTTAGATCCATCGGACCTAAAGATAAAATGCAATCAATCTAGCCTCAAGAATAGTATTAATAAAACGGTTGTTTTCTTTGAGCAAGTTGCAATTCCTAAAAATAAAGTCGATCGTGAATCACTCGTAAAAATACTCTTTAATATTGCAGTCAACAATCCTGATTATACACTCATCATCAAACCAAGAATGATGAAAACAGAAAAAACCGTTCATAATCTCAAATCATCTTTACACATCGAAAATCTTATTAAAGATACAAAAAGAGAAAAGCCAGATAACGTGAAGATAAGCTATTCTTCTGCAAATCAATTACTTAAAGAGTGTGATGTCTGTTTGACAATTAGTTCGACAGTAGCCATAGAAGCCATCCATCAGAATACACACGTTGCTATATTGAATGATTTTGGTTTCCATGACGATGATGGAGTTCATTACTTTTTAGGCTCGAATCTAATCTCCAGCGCAAATGACTTACAGCTCAACGAGATGAGAAAACCGGACATTACTTGGCTAAAATCGCATATAACAAACCCGAATAAGACTATCGAACATCTTGTTGATGAATTCTTAGAATTAGCAGAAGTCGGGAAAACATCAGGGTTACCACCAATTCAAATATCCCCCTGGCTTGGCTCTAAGCAACATATTGCTGAACTAAGAAAACTAAACATAGATGATGATTCTCTTGCATTGGGATGGTATCGATACCCCGTGAGAAAATGGATCACGAAAAAGCTATCACAGCTCTATAGTCTGGCTTGTGCTAAAAGATTTCGACATCACTGA